The following are encoded together in the Phragmites australis chromosome 19, lpPhrAust1.1, whole genome shotgun sequence genome:
- the LOC133900782 gene encoding uncharacterized protein LOC133900782: MDHAGSMEERVVTERIRRKLEEVNAAAQQHLAGVQDHVNFTMQQAYFKCAYDCFDRRRSQEGINNCVENCSVPVLTANNVVESEMAKFQERLNRSLMVCQDKFEAAKLQKLKTDAAQELESCVNRSIDDSIRVLPHVVDQIKSSLSMN, from the exons ATGGACCACGCGGGCTCGATGGAGGAGCGGGTCGTGACGGAGCGGATCCGGCGGAAGCTGGAGGAGGTGAACGCTGCTGCGCAGCAGCACCTCGCCGGCGTTCAGGACCACGTCAACTTCACCATGCAG CAAGCATACTTCAAGTGTGCATATGATTGCTTTGATCGCCGACGAAGTCAAGAAGGGATCAACAACTGTGTAGAGAACTGTAGCGTGCCTGTCCTTACCGccaacaatgttgttgagagtGAGATGGCCAAGTTCCAG GAACGGTTGAATCGATCTTTGATGGTCTGCCAAGACAAGTTCGAAGCGGCCAAGCTCCAGAAGTTGAAAACAGATGCCGCTCAGGAACTGGAATCCTGTGTGAACAGATCTATTGATGACAGCATCAGGGTTCTCCCCCATGTGGTGGATCAGATCAAGTCGTCCCTCTCCATGAATTAG
- the LOC133900781 gene encoding pentatricopeptide repeat-containing protein At3g12770-like gives MPPSGLSALPPTAAVRHYTRLLAAAASSSTASLRVLLPIHARAVILSISVNPAFATSLLAAAAPASLAYARRVFDAAPLRDAYMWNTLLRAHAHHQSSAADTLALYKRMRASGIAPDHYTYPIVLPACAAARALWLGRAAHGDAVRFALAGDGFVRSALIAMYCQVGEMADAERVFAESGGDGSRTVVSWTAMVAGYAQNCFFGEAVALFGTMVAEGVLPNEITLISFLPCLQGQEWVAAGEMVHGFVLKLGFDANIPLVNALIAMYGKCGSMAMAEALFDGMTTRSLVSWNTMVAMYEQHGDTVEAIKFFRRMLTEKVGFDCVTLVSVLSACARSGALETGKWVHEFARSHGLDTDARIGNVLVDMYAKCGEIAYAREVFDCLRGRGVVSWSAMISAYANHGEPEEALKLFSLMKCEEVRPNSFTFTAVLMACGHSGLVDEGLKHFNSILTDYQMSPTLEHYACMVDMLGRAGRLVEAYEIIRGMSVRPDKCVWGAFLGGCRLHGNLELAEFVAKDLFQSGSNDVTFYVLMSNMYFEAGLLEDAERMRKAMKEMELKKTAGRSLVCTNRERRAFMR, from the coding sequence ATGCCCCCTTCCGGCCTGTCAGCACTGCcccccaccgccgccgtccGTCACTACAcccgcctcctcgccgccgcagcCTCCTCCTCTACGGCCTCTCTCCGCGTCCTCCTCCCCATCCACGCCCGCGCCGTCATCCTCAGCATCTCCGTGAACCCGGCCTTCGCCACCAGCCTCCTCGCCGCGGCGGCCCCCGCCTCGCTCGCCTACGCCCGCAGGGTGTTCGACGCCGCGCCCCTCCGCGACGCCTACATGTGGAACACCCTCCTCCGCGCCCATGCTCATCACCAATCGTCTGCCGCGGACACCCTCGCCCTCTACAAGCGGATGCGCGCCTCGGGCATCGCGCCGGACCACTACACCTACCCGATCGTGCTCCCGGCCTGCGCGGCCGCGCGCGCCTTGTGGCTTGGGCGCGCTGCGCACGGCGACGCGGTGCGGTTCGCGCTCGCCGGGGACGGGTTCGTGCGCAGCGCGCTCATCGCGATGTACTGCCAGGTCGGGGAGATGGCGGACGCGGAGAGGGTGTTCGCGGAGAGCGGCGGTGATGGCTCCCGGACGGTGGTCTCGTGGACGGCCATGGTTGCTGGGTATGCGCAGAACTGCTTCTTTGGCGAGGCAGTTGCGCTGTTCGGAACGATGGTAGCAGAGGGCGTGCTCCCGAATGAGATCACTCTGATCAGTTTCCTCCCCTGCTTGCAGGGCCAAGAATGGGTGGCTGCCGGGGAGATGGTTCATGGGTTCGTGCTCAAGCTGGGTTTTGATGCAAACATTCCCTTGGTGAATGCGCTCATAGCAATGTATGGGAAATGCGGGAGCATGGCCATGGCAGAAGCTCTGTTCGATGGGATGACAACACGCAGTCTGGTTTCTTGGAACACAATGGTTGCAATGTATGAGCAGCATGGTGATACAGTTGAGGCAATCAAGTTCTTCCGCAGGATGCTTACTGAGAAGGTGGGGTTTGACTGTGTAACTCTGGTCAGTGTGCTGTCTGCTTGTGCACGCTCGGGAGCCCTGGAGACTGGCAAGTGGGTGCATGAGTTTGCCAGGAGTCATGGGCTCGATACAGATGCAAGGATTGGCAATGTTCTTGTCGACATGTATGCAAAGTGTGGCGAGATCGCTTATGCAAGGGAGGTATTTGACTGTTTGCGTGGCCGGGGTGTTGTGTCCTGGAGTGCCATGATAAGCGCATATGCCAACCATGGAGAGCCTGAAGAGGCTCTCAAGCTCTTCTCCCTGATGAAATGTGAAGAGGTGAGGCCAAATTCTTTCACATTCACTGCAGTTCTAATGGCGTGTGGCCACTCAGGCCTTGTCGATGAAGGACTGAAGCATTTCAACAGCATCCTGACTGACTACCAAATGTCACCAACACTAGAGCACTATGCCTGCATGGTTGACATGCTAGGACGCGCTGGTAGACTTGTCGAAGCATATGAAATCATCCGAGGAATGTCGGTGCGGCCTGACAAGTGCGTGTGGGGTGCATTCCTTGGTGGTTGTAGGCTTCACGGCAATCTGGAGCTAGCTGAATTTGTTGCCAAGGACCTCTTCCAGTCAGGCTCCAATGATGTCACGTTCTACGTTTTGATGTCAAACATGTACTTCGAAGCTGGACTGTTGGAAGATGCGGAGAGGATGAGAAAGGCTATGAAGGAGATGGAACTCAAGAAGACGGCTGGGCGTAGCTTGGTTTGTACGAATAGAGAAAGAAGAGCTTTCATGCGGTAG